In the genome of Ignavibacteriales bacterium, one region contains:
- the tssE gene encoding type VI secretion system baseplate subunit TssE: MSKNLSLYNLLLGQFISEVVNPDEIGPQQFETLTEDQKLSLSIVENLRMILTTRRGSILHLPDFGVSDILQIYLASDNPVESLKQEIKDVILKYEPRIGSVQIQTSEFDQKTLRASLKIIIKVKDSPNKEILLTEFSTTGWTKVVLDKDSQ, translated from the coding sequence TTGTCTAAAAATCTCAGCCTTTACAATTTGCTGCTCGGTCAGTTTATCTCGGAAGTTGTTAACCCAGATGAAATCGGTCCGCAGCAATTTGAAACTCTTACTGAAGATCAGAAACTAAGTCTAAGTATTGTTGAAAACCTTCGTATGATACTTACAACAAGGCGAGGTTCAATTTTGCATCTTCCTGATTTTGGCGTTTCAGATATTCTCCAGATTTATCTTGCATCGGATAATCCTGTAGAATCCCTGAAGCAGGAAATAAAAGATGTAATTTTAAAATATGAACCGAGGATCGGATCGGTTCAAATTCAAACATCAGAATTTGATCAGAAGACTTTGCGCGCATCGCTCAAGATCATAATAAAGGTTAAAGACAGTCCCAACAAAGAAATTTTACTTACAGAATTTTCCACTACCGGATGGACCAAGGTAGTACTTGATAAGGATTCCCAATGA
- the tssF gene encoding type VI secretion system baseplate subunit TssF: MSTDKYFEREYNFLQTAGEEFSKKHPTLGSRLHMSERERKDPFVERLFEGFAFLAGRIHERLDDEFPEIAGGILEILFPHMLKTFPSCAILQANIKSGALTEPIVIKKGSEIQTQAGKYKVKYKVQSGSGTGSRLTEKEEPTEFIFRTTQDIAVRPVKLNDILIEENNQGKSSLTLKLQLDRNVDYNSLQMESFRIYLHGSASVKYNLHLFLTKYVSSISVREFVNEKSTFRKIDGFKIGVPELSPAIEYDGDDYSILPYAKQSFSGFRILQEYFAYPEKFFFIDIFGLNKYKASGESLSVEIKFDFNRKMPREKWPEKHNIIINCTPIVNLFSRSTEEVSVTQRLPEYYIVPDLYRRKSREIYSIDKVSGISENRVEQYKYIPITAHDILDTTNPEYDFKRFFSTFRRTIHSDMAETFIRLFGPSMEQDLFPKETLSIEATLSNGFLPSAYLEVGSIKEPLDFPPGIEGYNITVPGEILDCPERQNYLWSLIAHLSVSFSTLADVNTLKSILNLYNWAKSHNHPNKKRIESIRKIHKPKLVNKIINQSLIRGIEFHIEVDSKEFENGEGEINLFGMVLNAFLSHYVTLNSYVFLKLTESGTSNSYTWNPVAGQILPI, translated from the coding sequence ATGAGTACTGATAAATATTTTGAACGGGAGTATAATTTTCTTCAGACAGCCGGAGAAGAATTCAGCAAAAAACATCCTACGCTGGGTTCACGGCTTCACATGAGTGAACGAGAAAGAAAAGATCCTTTTGTTGAAAGATTATTTGAAGGTTTCGCGTTTCTTGCCGGAAGGATTCACGAAAGACTCGATGATGAATTTCCCGAAATAGCCGGAGGAATTCTTGAGATACTCTTTCCTCATATGCTTAAAACTTTTCCTTCGTGTGCAATACTTCAGGCGAACATTAAATCCGGTGCGTTAACTGAACCTATTGTTATTAAAAAAGGAAGTGAGATTCAGACTCAGGCGGGAAAATATAAAGTTAAATATAAAGTCCAGTCTGGCTCAGGAACCGGCAGCAGGTTAACTGAAAAAGAGGAACCGACAGAATTTATTTTCAGAACTACGCAGGACATTGCAGTAAGACCGGTTAAACTCAATGATATTTTAATCGAAGAAAATAACCAGGGAAAATCTTCATTAACATTAAAACTGCAGCTCGACAGGAATGTTGATTACAACTCCTTACAAATGGAATCATTCAGGATTTATCTGCATGGATCTGCATCAGTAAAATACAATCTTCACCTGTTCCTTACGAAGTATGTTTCATCAATTTCAGTAAGAGAGTTTGTAAACGAAAAAAGTACATTCAGAAAAATTGACGGATTTAAAATCGGTGTACCTGAACTTTCGCCTGCAATAGAATATGACGGTGATGACTACTCAATCCTTCCCTATGCGAAACAATCGTTCAGTGGGTTCAGAATACTCCAGGAATATTTTGCTTACCCGGAAAAATTTTTCTTCATAGATATTTTCGGGTTGAACAAATACAAAGCTTCAGGCGAATCATTATCTGTTGAAATAAAATTTGATTTCAACAGAAAGATGCCAAGAGAAAAGTGGCCTGAAAAACACAACATAATTATTAATTGTACGCCTATCGTAAATTTATTTTCACGTTCAACAGAAGAAGTCTCGGTAACACAACGCCTGCCAGAATATTATATAGTTCCCGATCTTTACAGAAGAAAAAGCAGGGAGATTTATTCAATAGATAAAGTAAGCGGAATAAGTGAGAACCGCGTTGAACAATACAAGTACATACCGATAACCGCACACGATATACTTGATACAACAAATCCTGAATATGACTTTAAAAGATTTTTCTCAACATTCAGACGAACCATACACAGTGATATGGCTGAAACTTTTATCAGGTTATTCGGACCGAGCATGGAACAGGATTTATTTCCCAAAGAAACTCTGAGTATTGAAGCGACATTATCAAACGGTTTTCTTCCTTCAGCTTATCTTGAAGTTGGCTCAATAAAAGAACCGCTTGATTTTCCTCCCGGCATTGAAGGTTACAACATAACAGTGCCCGGTGAAATACTAGACTGCCCGGAACGTCAGAATTATTTGTGGTCGCTCATCGCGCATTTGTCTGTAAGCTTTTCTACACTTGCTGATGTGAACACACTTAAGAGTATTTTAAATTTATACAACTGGGCAAAATCCCATAATCATCCGAATAAAAAAAGAATTGAGAGCATAAGGAAAATCCACAAACCGAAATTGGTTAATAAAATTATTAATCAGAGTCTGATACGAGGAATTGAATTTCACATCGAAGTTGATTCAAAAGAATTTGAAAACGGTGAAGGTGAAATAAATCTTTTCGGTATGGTGTTGAACGCGTTTCTTTCACATTATGTTACTCTTAACTCTTACGTCTTTCTTAAACTCACTGAATCAGGAACAAGCAACAGTTACACATGGAACCCGGTAGCAGGACAAATACTTCCAATATAA